A genomic segment from Halobellus litoreus encodes:
- a CDS encoding SCO family protein: MQRRTFLQGTAAAGVVGTAGCLGFGDSNPDVALAEPDREYTSEELPYPAWGERVPAVTLPDPIGGGEVSTRSVERPALYTFFYSHCNTVCPVLIQSMRNVQTHSIESEYADEVAFFPVTFDPERDDADRLETYAGEMNVALDAGNWHFLRPASVERAKATVEEQFGVTFERTHPDEMDMYMFAHSAMTYLVNADGYVERAYRTDSPDPERVIDDLETVRNG; this comes from the coding sequence ATGCAACGACGGACCTTCCTCCAGGGGACGGCGGCCGCGGGCGTCGTCGGCACCGCGGGCTGTCTCGGCTTCGGGGACTCGAACCCCGACGTCGCACTCGCGGAACCGGACCGAGAGTACACGAGCGAGGAACTGCCCTACCCTGCCTGGGGTGAACGCGTCCCGGCGGTGACGCTTCCGGACCCGATCGGCGGCGGGGAGGTGTCGACCCGCTCGGTCGAGCGGCCGGCGCTCTACACGTTCTTCTACAGCCACTGTAACACGGTCTGCCCGGTCCTGATCCAGTCGATGCGCAACGTCCAGACGCACTCGATCGAGTCGGAGTACGCCGACGAAGTGGCGTTCTTCCCGGTGACCTTCGACCCCGAGCGCGACGACGCCGACCGCCTCGAAACCTACGCCGGCGAGATGAACGTCGCGCTCGACGCCGGCAACTGGCACTTCCTGCGTCCGGCGTCGGTCGAGCGCGCCAAGGCGACCGTCGAAGAGCAGTTCGGCGTCACCTTCGAGCGGACGCATCCCGACGAGATGGATATGTATATGTTCGCCCACTCGGCGATGACCTACCTCGTGAACGCCGACGGCTACGTCGAGCGGGCCTACCGGACTGACTCCCCGGACCCGGAACGGGTGATCGACGACCTCGAAACGGTCCGGAACGGGTAG
- a CDS encoding hydantoinase/oxoprolinase family protein: MAGRRIGVDVGGTFTDVTLALDGDLVTAKVPSTEDQSEGVMAGIEKACEEAGIDPETLSEFSHAMTVSVNALLEEDGAKTALVTTDGFRDVLEIGRQDRPSLYDLDAEKPSPLIPRRRRFEVAERATTEGIERPVDDDEVSAIAASIRDADVEAVAVSLLHAYAHPENEERVASVLREELDVPVSASHEVLAEFREYERTSTTAVDAYVRPAIDRYVSHLTDRARERGVPQPRIMQANGGITDADTVRRNAVSTVLSGPAAGVVGASAMAADGDRSAGDGDEHSGLVTFDMGGTSSDVSLVRDGEAARTTEGVINDRPIKTPMVDIETVGAGGGSIAWVDAGGALRIGPRSAGAEPGPACYGKGGTEPTVTDANLVLGYIGESTSLGGEMSLDVEAAYDVLADLADEAGMDGPQEAARGVYRVANANMTRAIRSVTVERGYDPRKFGLVAFGGAGPMHAVSIADGLDIDRVVIPRASGVLSAYGLLAADEKRDAVRTYQRSLASVDPDEVDALYDELAEELLLEVSDRERADVRYSADLRYAGQSFELTVDVDRPFDAEEAGERFAAAHESAYGYRADEPVELVNCRVTTTVPRNAPSIEYVGGEDPQTGTREAAFADGLHETPVYARERLAPGGTFEGPAVVEGDESTVVVPPNWDVRVRDDGALIAEVRE, from the coding sequence ATGGCCGGTAGGCGGATCGGCGTCGACGTCGGCGGCACGTTCACCGACGTGACCCTGGCGCTCGACGGGGACCTCGTGACCGCGAAGGTCCCGAGCACCGAAGACCAGAGCGAGGGCGTGATGGCCGGCATCGAGAAGGCCTGCGAGGAGGCCGGAATCGACCCCGAGACCCTGAGCGAGTTCTCACACGCGATGACGGTCTCCGTCAACGCGCTCCTCGAGGAGGACGGCGCGAAGACCGCCCTCGTCACGACCGACGGCTTCCGCGACGTCCTGGAGATCGGTCGCCAGGACCGGCCGTCGCTGTACGACCTCGACGCCGAGAAACCGTCGCCGCTTATCCCGCGGCGCCGCCGGTTCGAGGTCGCGGAACGCGCGACGACGGAGGGCATCGAACGCCCCGTCGACGACGACGAGGTCAGCGCCATAGCGGCGTCGATCCGCGACGCCGACGTCGAGGCCGTCGCGGTCTCGCTGCTGCACGCCTACGCGCATCCGGAGAACGAGGAGCGCGTGGCGTCGGTGTTGCGGGAGGAACTCGACGTGCCCGTGTCGGCCTCCCACGAGGTCCTCGCGGAGTTCCGGGAGTACGAGCGGACGTCGACGACCGCCGTCGACGCGTACGTCCGCCCGGCGATCGACCGATACGTGAGCCACCTCACCGACCGCGCGCGGGAGCGTGGCGTTCCCCAGCCCCGGATTATGCAGGCCAACGGCGGGATCACCGACGCCGACACGGTCAGACGGAACGCCGTCTCGACCGTCCTCTCGGGGCCCGCTGCGGGCGTCGTGGGCGCGAGCGCGATGGCGGCCGACGGCGACCGCTCGGCCGGCGACGGCGACGAACACTCGGGGCTCGTCACCTTCGACATGGGCGGGACTTCGAGCGACGTGAGCCTCGTCCGGGACGGCGAGGCCGCGCGGACGACCGAGGGCGTCATCAACGACCGGCCGATCAAGACGCCGATGGTCGACATCGAGACCGTGGGCGCGGGCGGCGGGTCGATCGCCTGGGTCGACGCCGGCGGCGCGCTCCGGATCGGACCGCGCTCGGCCGGGGCCGAACCCGGTCCGGCCTGCTACGGAAAAGGCGGCACGGAGCCGACGGTGACGGACGCGAACCTCGTGCTCGGCTACATCGGGGAGAGCACCAGCCTCGGTGGCGAGATGTCGCTCGACGTCGAAGCCGCCTACGACGTCCTCGCCGACCTCGCCGACGAGGCGGGGATGGACGGTCCCCAGGAGGCCGCCCGCGGCGTCTACCGCGTCGCGAACGCGAACATGACCAGAGCGATCCGCTCTGTGACCGTCGAGCGGGGGTACGATCCGCGGAAGTTCGGCCTCGTCGCGTTCGGCGGCGCGGGACCGATGCACGCGGTCTCGATCGCCGACGGCCTCGACATCGACCGGGTAGTGATCCCGCGGGCCTCCGGCGTCCTTTCGGCCTACGGGCTGCTCGCGGCCGACGAGAAGCGCGACGCGGTGCGGACGTACCAGCGCTCGCTCGCGTCGGTCGATCCCGACGAAGTCGACGCGCTGTACGACGAACTGGCTGAGGAGCTACTGCTGGAGGTCAGCGACCGGGAGCGGGCAGACGTGAGATACTCCGCAGACCTCAGATACGCCGGACAGAGCTTCGAGCTCACCGTGGACGTCGACCGGCCGTTCGACGCCGAGGAGGCGGGCGAACGGTTCGCGGCTGCGCACGAGTCGGCGTACGGCTACCGAGCGGACGAACCGGTCGAACTGGTCAACTGCCGCGTGACGACCACGGTCCCCCGGAACGCCCCGTCGATCGAGTACGTCGGCGGCGAGGATCCGCAGACGGGGACCCGCGAGGCGGCGTTCGCCGACGGGCTCCACGAGACGCCGGTGTACGCACGCGAGCGGTTGGCACCCGGCGGGACGTTCGAGGGGCCGGCGGTCGTCGAGGGCGACGAGAGCACGGTCGTCGTCCCCCCGAACTGGGACGTACGAGTGCGCGACGACGGGGCACTGATCGCGGAGGTGAGAGAATGA
- a CDS encoding ribbon-helix-helix protein, CopG family: MPGDRVTVSLDEDAKSALEGLTERTDGSRSELIREAIGFYAANFDSAKASDSDHLQTYYEMLSTGEHVLLDVDLLHAFLSQVADPATRSDEFLETIDQVAQYHAAEYAERFDSLGDVLEWLSLCGFLTVRRAEEGSYHVVFPSEELRWFMVRFIRGSVADLPFEVEIEESVSKVLFTAREK; the protein is encoded by the coding sequence ATGCCAGGTGACCGGGTCACGGTGTCGCTCGACGAGGACGCCAAGAGCGCGCTCGAAGGATTGACCGAACGGACCGACGGGAGCCGCAGCGAACTGATTCGAGAGGCCATCGGGTTCTACGCGGCGAACTTCGACTCCGCGAAGGCGAGCGACAGCGACCATCTACAGACCTACTACGAGATGCTCTCGACGGGGGAACACGTGCTCTTGGACGTGGATCTGTTGCACGCGTTCCTGAGTCAGGTAGCGGATCCCGCGACGCGCAGCGACGAGTTCCTGGAGACGATCGATCAGGTGGCGCAGTACCACGCCGCCGAGTACGCAGAGCGGTTCGACTCGCTCGGCGACGTCCTCGAGTGGCTCTCGCTGTGCGGGTTTCTGACAGTCCGTCGCGCGGAGGAAGGGAGCTACCACGTCGTCTTTCCCTCCGAGGAGTTGCGGTGGTTCATGGTCCGGTTCATCCGCGGGAGCGTCGCCGACCTCCCGTTCGAGGTCGAGATCGAAGAGAGCGTCTCGAAGGTCCTGTTCACGGCGCGTGAGAAGTGA
- a CDS encoding cytochrome c biogenesis CcdA family protein, with protein MSSAAFLGTVAFAASAGLTTFFAPCAFPLLPGYVGFYLQQDSRPPALVAGLTAAAGAILSLGGIAALVFAVGQRLTSVLPLFEPVIGGLLVVFGLLVLSGRASPTVPLPKRPESLLGFGVFGAVYALAAAGCVVPLFLGVVAQASSLSPMRGATVLGAYAATVAVPLLGVTLLSDAGVDAWRSLGGYSGRLKQAAGVILVVAGLGQIYLSVVVLDVL; from the coding sequence GTGAGTTCCGCAGCCTTCCTCGGAACGGTCGCTTTCGCCGCCAGCGCGGGGCTCACGACGTTCTTCGCCCCCTGTGCGTTTCCGCTGCTCCCGGGGTACGTCGGCTTCTATCTCCAACAGGACAGTCGACCGCCGGCGCTCGTCGCCGGCCTCACGGCGGCGGCGGGCGCGATCCTCTCGCTCGGCGGGATCGCCGCGCTGGTGTTCGCCGTCGGACAGCGACTCACCTCGGTGCTCCCGCTTTTTGAGCCGGTCATCGGCGGCCTTCTCGTCGTCTTCGGACTGCTCGTGCTCTCGGGCCGCGCGTCGCCGACGGTCCCGCTTCCGAAGCGGCCGGAGTCGCTCCTCGGCTTCGGCGTCTTCGGTGCCGTTTATGCTCTCGCCGCCGCGGGCTGCGTCGTGCCGCTGTTCCTCGGCGTCGTCGCGCAGGCGTCCTCGCTCTCTCCGATGCGGGGGGCCACCGTCCTCGGAGCCTACGCCGCGACGGTCGCCGTCCCGTTACTCGGCGTGACGCTGCTCTCGGACGCGGGCGTCGACGCCTGGCGCTCGCTCGGCGGCTACTCGGGGCGACTGAAACAGGCCGCTGGCGTGATCCTCGTCGTCGCCGGCCTGGGACAGATCTACCTCTCCGTCGTCGTCCTCGACGTCCTCTGA
- a CDS encoding TlpA family protein disulfide reductase, with protein sequence MNRRQLLTAIGGLGLTGGSVLAVRGDLPVTTGGDSSGLPLTFETIDAPGSEAGDVSVPQADRPTFIDLFATWCAPCEEQMNVLSTLHEEYGDRVRFVSITNQRLGGTFTERDLRSWWRRHHGAWTVGTDPDGDLMAALGAGGIPYHAIADASGSIRWQKAGLTLSDTLRTELDRVLEES encoded by the coding sequence ATGAACCGACGACAACTCCTGACGGCGATCGGCGGGCTCGGACTCACGGGCGGGAGCGTCCTCGCCGTCCGCGGCGACCTCCCGGTCACGACGGGTGGGGACTCCTCGGGGCTTCCGCTCACGTTCGAGACGATCGACGCGCCAGGCTCGGAGGCGGGCGACGTTAGCGTTCCGCAGGCGGACAGGCCGACGTTCATCGACCTCTTCGCGACGTGGTGTGCGCCCTGTGAGGAACAGATGAACGTGCTCTCGACGCTCCACGAGGAGTACGGCGACCGCGTCCGGTTCGTCTCGATCACGAACCAACGCCTGGGCGGGACGTTCACGGAGCGGGATCTCCGGTCCTGGTGGCGACGCCACCACGGCGCGTGGACCGTCGGCACCGACCCCGACGGCGACCTGATGGCGGCGCTCGGGGCGGGCGGCATCCCGTATCACGCTATCGCCGACGCTTCCGGCTCGATCCGCTGGCAGAAGGCCGGCTTGACGCTTTCAGACACGCTCAGGACCGAACTGGACCGGGTGCTCGAGGAGTCGTGA
- a CDS encoding maleate cis-trans isomerase family protein: MTRLGLVVPSSNTTAEPEFRGALPPDATIHAARMPLEDVTADELDAMADGAERAAALLSHASVHGVAYACTTGSLLHGSGFDSRLESRLSEAAGAPAVATALSVVRALHALDVERVAVATPYAADLDELEREYLADNGFEVVALDGRGLVENVAIGALTPDEAERQGRSVLADAPDADALFVSCTNYRSMPALASLERDFGVPVVSSNAATVWDLCHRVGVEPNLDVRLADVTPANGD; encoded by the coding sequence GTGACGCGACTGGGCTTGGTCGTTCCCTCCTCGAACACGACGGCCGAACCGGAGTTCCGCGGCGCGCTGCCCCCGGATGCCACGATCCACGCGGCGCGGATGCCGCTGGAGGACGTGACGGCCGACGAACTCGACGCGATGGCCGACGGCGCCGAACGGGCGGCAGCGCTGCTGTCGCACGCCTCGGTCCACGGCGTCGCGTACGCCTGTACCACCGGGAGCCTCCTGCACGGGTCGGGGTTCGATTCGCGGCTGGAATCTCGGCTCTCCGAAGCCGCCGGCGCGCCGGCGGTCGCGACCGCGCTCTCGGTCGTCCGGGCGCTGCACGCGCTCGACGTCGAGCGGGTCGCCGTCGCGACGCCGTACGCGGCGGATCTGGACGAACTGGAACGCGAGTATCTGGCCGACAACGGGTTCGAGGTGGTGGCGCTCGACGGCCGCGGACTCGTCGAGAACGTCGCCATCGGGGCATTGACCCCAGACGAAGCAGAGCGTCAGGGTCGGTCGGTGCTCGCGGACGCACCGGACGCCGACGCGTTGTTCGTCTCGTGTACGAACTATCGGTCTATGCCCGCCCTGGCGTCGCTGGAACGCGATTTCGGCGTCCCGGTCGTGTCGAGCAACGCGGCCACAGTCTGGGACCTGTGCCATCGCGTCGGCGTCGAACCGAACCTGGACGTACGGCTCGCAGACGTGACACCCGCTAACGGGGACTGA
- a CDS encoding hydantoinase B/oxoprolinase family protein yields MSDERETTGGPVEPDDGEGSDSGSEASGTNTEIDPVTLEILRNQLESVATEMGHVLIRGAYSPNIKERQDCSTALFDASGRMIAQAEHIPVHLGAMPDAVDIVLEKDPKPGDVFIVNDPFAGGTHLPDITLVSTVAPDDEVIGFAVTRAHHADVGGSSPGSMPPGAQEVYEEGLRLPAVKLVDGGEPNESVYELIRANVRTPDEREADLRAQRAANDRAEQRIGELLDEHGETLLDAFDAVIDYSRERVEAELADIPDGTYRARDVLEGDGVTDEDIPVNAAVTVDGRSIEVDFAGTADQVAGNLNAPLSVAKSAVYFVVRAITDPEIPPNHGCYEPVSVSAPAGSVLNPEPPAAVVGGNVETSQRVTDVTLAALAEAVPEEVPAGGQGTMNNLIIGDRTGEFTYYETIGGGFGARPERDGMDGVQVGMTNTLNTPVEAMETEYPLRVERYALRPSSGGDGRYRGGLGLERTVTVETDATVSLLTERRRTAPAGVNGGEDGATGENLVDGEAVPAKASIDVEAGTTVSIRTPGGGGHGDPDDRDPAAREGDRRDGKVDGQ; encoded by the coding sequence ATGAGCGACGAACGCGAGACCACGGGCGGGCCCGTCGAGCCGGACGACGGAGAAGGATCGGACTCCGGCAGCGAGGCGTCCGGCACGAACACGGAGATCGACCCCGTGACGCTCGAAATCCTCCGGAACCAACTGGAGAGCGTCGCCACGGAGATGGGCCACGTGCTCATCCGCGGCGCCTACTCCCCGAACATCAAGGAGCGGCAGGACTGCTCGACCGCGCTCTTCGACGCGTCGGGACGGATGATCGCCCAGGCCGAGCACATCCCGGTCCATCTCGGCGCGATGCCCGACGCGGTCGACATCGTCCTCGAAAAGGATCCGAAGCCGGGCGACGTCTTCATCGTCAACGACCCCTTCGCCGGGGGGACGCACCTGCCCGACATCACGCTGGTCTCGACGGTGGCGCCCGACGACGAGGTGATCGGCTTCGCGGTGACGCGGGCGCACCACGCGGACGTCGGCGGCAGTTCGCCCGGGAGTATGCCGCCGGGGGCCCAGGAAGTGTACGAGGAGGGGCTCCGCCTGCCGGCGGTCAAGCTCGTCGACGGCGGCGAGCCGAACGAGTCGGTCTACGAGCTGATCCGCGCCAACGTCCGGACGCCGGACGAGCGCGAGGCGGACCTCCGGGCGCAGCGCGCCGCCAACGACCGGGCAGAGCAGCGCATCGGAGAGTTACTGGACGAACACGGCGAGACGCTGCTCGACGCGTTCGACGCCGTCATCGACTACTCGCGCGAGCGCGTCGAGGCCGAACTCGCCGATATCCCCGACGGGACGTACCGAGCGCGGGACGTGCTCGAAGGCGACGGCGTCACCGACGAAGACATCCCAGTGAACGCGGCCGTCACCGTCGACGGCAGGTCGATCGAGGTCGATTTCGCAGGGACGGCCGACCAGGTAGCGGGGAACCTGAACGCGCCGCTCTCGGTGGCCAAGAGCGCGGTCTACTTCGTCGTCCGCGCGATCACCGACCCGGAGATCCCGCCGAACCACGGCTGTTACGAGCCCGTTTCGGTGTCGGCGCCGGCGGGGTCGGTTCTCAACCCCGAACCGCCGGCGGCGGTCGTCGGCGGCAACGTCGAGACGAGCCAGCGGGTCACGGACGTCACGCTGGCGGCGTTGGCCGAGGCGGTCCCGGAAGAGGTCCCCGCCGGCGGGCAAGGGACGATGAACAACCTCATCATCGGGGACCGAACCGGGGAGTTCACCTACTACGAGACGATTGGCGGCGGGTTCGGTGCCCGCCCCGAGCGGGACGGGATGGACGGCGTGCAGGTCGGGATGACCAACACCCTCAACACGCCCGTCGAGGCGATGGAGACCGAGTACCCGCTCCGCGTGGAGCGGTACGCGCTCCGACCGTCCAGCGGCGGCGACGGCCGCTATCGGGGCGGACTGGGGCTCGAACGGACCGTGACCGTCGAGACCGACGCGACCGTGTCGCTTCTGACCGAGCGTCGGCGGACGGCCCCCGCCGGCGTGAACGGTGGCGAGGACGGTGCGACCGGCGAGAACCTCGTCGACGGCGAGGCGGTGCCCGCGAAGGCCTCCATCGACGTGGAGGCGGGGACGACCGTCTCCATCCGGACGCCCGGCGGCGGCGGGCACGGCGACCCGGACGATCGGGACCCGGCCGCGAGAGAAGGCGACCGCCGCGACGGGAAGGTGGACGGCCAGTGA
- a CDS encoding VOC family protein — protein sequence MTGSEDSPSLPPETRLGRTALSVHDLDATTEFYRTVVGLAILERNADTATLGVDGTPLLVLRRDADASPRGRDQAGLFHNAFLLPSRGALGAALERIREHWTLDGASDHDVSEALYLSDPEGNGVELYRDRPPEEWPRTPDGGVAMATRPLDLDGVAAESGGGPNAPAGTSLGHVHLEVTSVPTAREFYVETLGFDVRMDAGSALFVAADGYHHHLGLNAWNGRSSPAGGRGLAWFEVLVPTEAALRAVGERLNDAGVPADERDGGIETRDPDGIRIRIRAE from the coding sequence ATGACAGGCTCCGAAGATTCTCCGTCGCTCCCTCCGGAGACGCGACTCGGCCGCACCGCGCTCTCCGTGCACGACCTCGATGCGACGACCGAGTTCTATCGGACGGTCGTCGGCCTCGCGATTCTGGAGCGGAATGCCGACACCGCGACGCTCGGCGTCGACGGCACGCCGCTTCTCGTCCTGCGCCGCGACGCTGACGCCTCCCCCCGCGGCCGCGACCAGGCCGGTCTGTTCCACAACGCGTTCCTGCTCCCATCCCGCGGGGCGCTCGGCGCGGCGCTGGAACGGATCAGGGAGCACTGGACGCTCGACGGTGCGTCCGACCACGACGTGAGCGAGGCGCTCTACCTCTCGGATCCTGAAGGCAACGGGGTCGAACTCTACCGCGATCGGCCGCCCGAAGAGTGGCCCCGGACCCCCGACGGTGGCGTGGCGATGGCGACGCGTCCGCTCGACCTCGACGGTGTCGCAGCCGAGTCCGGCGGCGGACCGAACGCGCCCGCGGGAACCTCTCTCGGACACGTCCATCTGGAGGTTACGTCGGTGCCGACCGCCCGCGAGTTCTACGTCGAGACGCTCGGATTCGACGTGCGGATGGACGCCGGTTCGGCGCTGTTCGTCGCTGCCGACGGGTACCACCACCATCTCGGACTCAACGCCTGGAACGGGCGGTCCTCCCCGGCGGGCGGTCGCGGCCTGGCATGGTTCGAGGTGCTCGTCCCCACGGAGGCGGCGCTGCGAGCGGTCGGGGAGCGTCTGAACGACGCCGGAGTCCCTGCCGACGAACGCGACGGCGGAATCGAGACGAGGGACCCGGACGGGATTCGGATCCGGATCCGTGCCGAATAG
- a CDS encoding Nramp family divalent metal transporter: protein MNLIQRLKSIGPGAMVAAAFIGPGTVTTASVTGAQFGYALLWTIAFSIIATIVLQEMSARLGLVSGEGLGEALRERFDSQAVEYVSIFLVVGAIGIGTAAYEAGNILGGAAGLATITGIDSTVWGILMGLVAAALLYTGRYKLIERALVGLVVVMALSFVASAVLIGPDFGAIATGFVPGVPSGSLYLITGLIGTTIVGYNLFLHASNVQERWSGPDDIGHSRTDTILSILVGGVITITIMITAAAAFEPGTQISDVGRMAEQLRPLAGPYAELFFSIGLFAAGFTSATTAPLAGAWATTGALGWDSDMKSTRFRAIWGTIVGVGVLSVLLGGSPVEIIVFAQVVNGILLPIVAIFLIYAMNQDDLLGEYTNGPVANALGAVVTIIVVWLGVRTLLDVAGVL from the coding sequence ATGAATCTCATTCAACGACTCAAATCCATCGGTCCGGGTGCGATGGTCGCAGCGGCGTTCATCGGCCCCGGGACGGTCACGACTGCGAGCGTAACGGGCGCACAGTTCGGCTACGCGCTCCTCTGGACGATCGCGTTCTCGATCATCGCGACGATCGTCCTGCAGGAGATGAGCGCGCGACTCGGACTGGTCTCCGGGGAGGGACTCGGCGAGGCCCTCCGCGAGCGGTTCGACAGCCAGGCCGTGGAGTACGTGAGCATCTTCCTCGTCGTGGGCGCGATCGGGATCGGGACCGCCGCCTACGAGGCCGGGAACATCCTCGGCGGCGCGGCGGGCCTCGCGACGATCACGGGCATCGATTCGACGGTGTGGGGGATCCTGATGGGGCTCGTGGCCGCGGCCCTGCTGTACACCGGTCGGTACAAACTCATCGAGCGGGCGCTCGTCGGCCTCGTCGTCGTGATGGCGCTCTCGTTCGTGGCGTCGGCGGTCCTCATCGGCCCCGACTTCGGCGCGATCGCGACGGGCTTCGTCCCGGGCGTCCCCTCCGGATCGCTGTATCTCATCACGGGCCTCATCGGGACGACGATCGTCGGCTACAACCTGTTCCTGCACGCGAGCAACGTCCAGGAGCGGTGGAGCGGCCCCGACGACATCGGGCACTCGCGGACCGACACGATCCTCTCGATCCTCGTCGGCGGCGTGATCACGATAACGATCATGATCACCGCGGCCGCGGCATTCGAGCCGGGGACGCAGATCAGCGACGTCGGCCGGATGGCCGAGCAGCTCAGGCCACTTGCGGGTCCCTACGCGGAACTGTTCTTCAGCATCGGGCTGTTCGCGGCCGGGTTCACCAGCGCGACGACGGCGCCGCTGGCCGGCGCCTGGGCGACCACCGGCGCGCTCGGCTGGGACTCGGACATGAAGAGCACGCGATTCCGGGCGATCTGGGGCACGATCGTCGGGGTCGGCGTCCTCTCGGTCCTCCTCGGCGGCAGTCCCGTCGAGATCATCGTGTTCGCCCAGGTCGTCAACGGAATCTTACTTCCGATCGTCGCGATATTCCTGATCTACGCGATGAACCAAGACGACCTGCTCGGCGAGTACACGAACGGTCCGGTCGCGAACGCGCTCGGCGCGGTCGTGACGATCATCGTCGTGTGGCTCGGCGTCCGGACGCTCCTCGACGTGGCCGGGGTGTTGTAG